A region of Crenobacter cavernae DNA encodes the following proteins:
- a CDS encoding sulfite exporter TauE/SafE family protein encodes MTETLALLGVIAFVSGLIDAAVGGGGLIQIPGLFNVLPQTTVPATVFGTNKFSSICGTAIASRQFVRRVRLPWALVLPAAACAFAFAFVGATAVSLIPKEALKPAILALLIAMAGYTFMKKDFGHLHKPKAVTRRERWMAAGLGAAIGFYDGLFGPGTGSFLAFLFIRCFAFDFLHAAASAKIVNLATNLASLAFFIPAGHILWWAALPMAACNMAGGLVGARLAIHGGVKLIRVLFLILSVVLIGKFGADLLLA; translated from the coding sequence GTGACCGAGACCCTCGCCCTGCTCGGCGTCATCGCCTTCGTCTCCGGTCTGATCGACGCCGCCGTCGGCGGCGGCGGCCTGATCCAGATCCCCGGCCTGTTCAACGTGCTGCCGCAGACGACCGTGCCGGCTACCGTGTTCGGCACCAACAAGTTCTCGTCGATCTGCGGCACCGCGATCGCCAGCCGCCAGTTCGTGCGCCGCGTGCGCCTGCCGTGGGCGCTGGTGCTGCCGGCGGCCGCCTGTGCGTTCGCCTTCGCCTTCGTCGGCGCGACCGCGGTCAGCCTGATCCCGAAAGAGGCCCTCAAACCGGCCATCCTCGCGCTCCTGATCGCGATGGCCGGCTACACCTTCATGAAGAAGGACTTCGGCCATCTGCACAAGCCGAAAGCCGTCACCCGCCGCGAGCGCTGGATGGCGGCCGGCCTCGGCGCGGCGATCGGCTTCTACGACGGCCTGTTCGGCCCGGGCACCGGCAGCTTCCTCGCCTTCCTGTTCATCCGCTGCTTCGCCTTCGACTTCCTGCACGCGGCAGCCTCGGCCAAGATCGTCAACCTCGCGACCAACCTCGCGTCGCTCGCCTTCTTCATCCCTGCCGGCCACATCCTGTGGTGGGCGGCGCTGCCGATGGCCGCGTGCAATATGGCCGGCGGCCTGGTCGGCGCTCGCCTCGCGATCCACGGCGGCGTGAAGCTGATCCGCGTGCTGTTCCTGATCCTGTCGGTCGTGCTGATCGGCAAGTTCGGCGCCGACCTGTTGCTGGCCTGA
- a CDS encoding META and DUF4377 domain-containing protein, translating to MKHRLIALVAACAAAPAFAFPNLIGTEWQLESPRAENPPTLRFDAGKATGFGGCNRYMWTHKDGKSLVAATRMLCAPAAMRVETDFFKLLEARPRLVPDGRATKLALVAGSTRYEFKRVKAVQPTGQVEETSKYITVAPFTAPCSGVAKMQCLQVRESDSGDWQHFYGGIEGFTPQPGVQYTLKVRVIPIANPPADAPNRRVVLERIVMQEKTEKLN from the coding sequence ATGAAACACCGTCTGATCGCCCTTGTCGCCGCCTGCGCCGCCGCGCCGGCCTTCGCCTTCCCGAACCTGATCGGCACCGAGTGGCAGCTGGAAAGCCCGCGCGCCGAGAACCCGCCGACGCTGCGTTTCGACGCCGGCAAGGCGACCGGCTTCGGCGGCTGCAACCGCTATATGTGGACGCACAAGGACGGCAAGTCGCTGGTCGCCGCGACGCGCATGCTATGCGCGCCGGCCGCGATGCGGGTCGAGACCGATTTCTTCAAGCTGCTCGAAGCCCGGCCGCGGCTGGTCCCCGACGGCCGCGCGACGAAGCTCGCGCTCGTCGCCGGCAGCACCCGCTACGAGTTCAAACGCGTGAAGGCCGTGCAGCCGACAGGCCAGGTCGAGGAGACCAGCAAATACATTACCGTCGCGCCGTTCACCGCGCCGTGCTCGGGCGTCGCCAAGATGCAGTGCCTGCAGGTGCGCGAGTCGGACAGCGGCGACTGGCAGCATTTCTACGGCGGCATCGAGGGCTTCACGCCGCAGCCGGGCGTCCAGTACACGCTGAAGGTGCGCGTGATCCCTATAGCCAACCCGCCGGCCGACGCGCCGAACCGTCGCGTGGTGCTCGAACGCATCGTGATGCAGGAAAAGACCGAGAAGCTGAACTGA
- a CDS encoding NAD(P)(+) transhydrogenase (Re/Si-specific) subunit beta has translation MQNVSAILYLVAAVLFVLSLKGLSSPVSARKGNTYGMIGMLIAIVTTFAVMDKPVYAMIVGAIAAGGAIGTWRAKTVEMTGMPELVAAMHSLVGLSAVLIAVAAVFHTGVEHTPVQKVELFIGAFIGAITFTASVVAFGKLSGKFGAKAVSFGGQHLLNLLLAIAMVGFGVVYFATDSHAAFLAMCAVALVLGVTLIIPIGGADMPVVVSMLNSYSGWAAAGIGFTLNNPVLIIAGACVGASGAILSYIMCKAMNRSIVSVLLGGFGAEAATGGAAASGPKSYKSGSAEDAAFLMGNADSVIIVPGYGLAVSRAQHALQEFAEILTEKGVNVRYAIHPVAGRMPGHMNVLLAEAEVPYDQVLEMEEINSDFSNTDVVLVIGANDVVNPAAQKDKQSPIYGMPILEAYKARTTIVVKRSMNAGYAGLDNELFYMDKTMMVFGDAKKVVEGLVKAVEH, from the coding sequence ATGCAGAACGTTTCCGCAATCCTCTACCTTGTCGCGGCGGTGCTGTTCGTGCTGTCGCTCAAGGGCCTGTCGTCGCCGGTATCGGCGCGCAAGGGCAACACCTACGGCATGATCGGCATGCTGATCGCCATCGTCACCACCTTCGCGGTGATGGACAAGCCGGTGTACGCGATGATCGTCGGCGCGATCGCCGCCGGCGGCGCGATCGGCACCTGGCGCGCCAAGACGGTCGAGATGACCGGCATGCCGGAACTGGTCGCCGCGATGCACTCGCTGGTCGGTCTGTCCGCGGTGCTGATCGCCGTCGCCGCGGTGTTCCACACCGGCGTCGAGCATACCCCGGTGCAGAAGGTCGAGCTGTTCATCGGCGCCTTCATCGGCGCGATCACCTTCACCGCGTCGGTCGTCGCCTTCGGCAAGCTGTCGGGCAAGTTCGGCGCCAAGGCCGTCAGCTTCGGCGGCCAGCACCTGTTGAACCTGCTGCTGGCGATCGCCATGGTCGGCTTCGGCGTCGTCTACTTCGCCACCGACAGCCACGCCGCCTTCCTGGCGATGTGCGCGGTCGCGCTGGTGCTCGGCGTCACGCTGATCATCCCGATCGGCGGCGCCGACATGCCGGTGGTGGTGTCGATGCTGAACTCGTACTCGGGCTGGGCGGCCGCCGGCATCGGCTTCACGCTGAACAACCCGGTGCTGATCATCGCCGGCGCCTGCGTCGGCGCGTCGGGCGCGATCCTGTCGTACATCATGTGCAAGGCGATGAACCGCTCTATCGTCAGCGTGCTGCTCGGCGGCTTCGGCGCCGAGGCGGCCACCGGCGGCGCCGCGGCGTCGGGCCCGAAGAGCTACAAGTCGGGCTCGGCCGAAGACGCGGCCTTCCTGATGGGCAACGCCGACTCGGTGATCATCGTGCCGGGCTACGGTCTGGCGGTGTCGCGCGCGCAGCACGCGCTGCAGGAATTCGCCGAGATCCTGACCGAGAAGGGCGTCAACGTGCGCTACGCGATCCACCCGGTCGCCGGCCGCATGCCGGGCCACATGAACGTGCTGCTGGCCGAGGCCGAGGTGCCGTACGACCAGGTGCTCGAGATGGAAGAGATCAACTCCGACTTCTCGAACACCGACGTCGTGCTGGTGATCGGCGCCAACGACGTGGTCAACCCGGCCGCGCAGAAGGACAAGCAGAGCCCGATCTACGGCATGCCTATCCTCGAGGCGTACAAGGCGCGCACCACCATCGTCGTCAAGCGTTCGATGAACGCCGGCTACGCCGGTCTCGACAACGAGCTGTTCTACATGGACAAGACCATGATGGTGTTCGGCGACGCGAAGAAGGTCGTCGAAGGCCTGGTGAAGGCGGTCGAGCACTGA
- a CDS encoding glycosyltransferase family A protein: MTASVPRVVHLLSAEPAGRHALGDAVCRERGIEQRVLRCEPVRGRVFDLLAASWSDAPFSVVHVHDDRLHFLAALWRLVNRKPFSIVRSWYAPTAVGSGWLKNWQFRNKTDVNLVADEPLRKHFADGDRAVWLPNIYRLDYLGQPLEESLADCYRMLSGHIPGRASHEHIRLTYITHFYCNQKSIDSVTDLLELYAGYSEEVRQRVQFVIVDDGSPIEYEIPDVPLNLTWIKIDEDIRWNQGGARNVGVVYAKSDNVLVTDLDHRFPEESLKALCERPPCGKRLYKVWRKDGQGNWEKAHPNIFFLSRGRFFERHGYDEEFTGRYGAEDVRFVKYHKATGTWQRYLPKTIWCQDRVEIDRSKSYHSLTRDLSGNTPVDARKTLELKYHGHGAGHSRSFLNFTWTIACDRRLDAPAEPLPVDIAWKWGTVLRQILPRGY; encoded by the coding sequence ATGACCGCCTCAGTACCCCGCGTCGTACACCTTCTGTCTGCCGAACCGGCAGGCCGCCACGCCCTCGGCGACGCCGTCTGCCGCGAACGGGGCATCGAACAGCGGGTGCTGCGTTGCGAGCCGGTGCGCGGCCGGGTGTTCGATCTGTTGGCGGCGAGCTGGAGCGACGCGCCGTTCAGCGTCGTTCACGTGCACGACGACAGGCTGCACTTTCTCGCCGCGCTGTGGCGGCTCGTCAACCGCAAGCCGTTCAGCATCGTGCGCAGCTGGTACGCACCGACCGCGGTCGGCAGCGGCTGGTTAAAGAACTGGCAGTTCCGCAACAAGACCGACGTCAACCTCGTCGCCGACGAGCCGCTGCGTAAACACTTCGCCGACGGCGACCGCGCGGTCTGGCTGCCCAACATCTACCGGCTCGACTACCTTGGCCAACCCTTGGAAGAATCGCTCGCCGACTGCTACCGGATGCTGAGCGGCCACATCCCGGGCCGCGCCAGTCACGAGCATATCCGGCTGACCTATATCACCCACTTCTACTGCAACCAGAAGTCGATCGACAGCGTCACCGACCTACTCGAGCTCTACGCCGGCTACAGCGAGGAAGTCCGCCAGCGCGTGCAGTTCGTGATCGTAGACGACGGCTCGCCTATCGAGTACGAGATTCCCGACGTCCCGCTGAACCTCACGTGGATCAAGATCGACGAGGACATCCGCTGGAACCAGGGTGGCGCGCGCAACGTCGGCGTCGTCTACGCGAAGTCGGACAACGTTCTCGTCACCGACCTCGACCACCGTTTCCCCGAGGAGAGCCTCAAGGCGCTGTGCGAGCGGCCACCCTGCGGCAAGCGGCTTTACAAGGTGTGGCGCAAGGACGGCCAGGGTAACTGGGAGAAGGCGCACCCGAACATCTTCTTCCTGTCGCGCGGCCGCTTCTTCGAGCGCCATGGCTACGACGAGGAGTTCACCGGCCGTTACGGCGCCGAGGACGTGCGCTTCGTCAAATACCACAAGGCGACCGGCACCTGGCAGCGCTATCTGCCCAAGACCATCTGGTGCCAGGACCGCGTCGAGATCGACCGTTCGAAGAGCTACCACAGCCTGACGCGCGACCTGAGCGGCAATACCCCGGTCGACGCGCGCAAGACGCTCGAACTCAAGTACCACGGCCACGGCGCCGGCCACAGCCGCAGCTTCCTGAACTTCACCTGGACCATCGCGTGCGACCGCCGGCTCGATGCGCCGGCGGAACCGTTGCCGGTCGACATCGCGTGGAAATGGGGCACGGTGTTGCGTCAGATCCTGCCGCGCGGCTACTGA
- a CDS encoding proton-translocating transhydrogenase family protein: MTDPFIVSFTIFVLAVFVGYHVVWNVTPALHTPLMAVTNAISGIIVVGAMLQVVDIQGQTLSVTSVLGTIGIFLASINIFGGFLVTQRMLEMFKKKK, from the coding sequence ATGACTGATCCGTTTATCGTCAGCTTCACCATTTTCGTCCTGGCGGTGTTCGTCGGCTACCACGTGGTATGGAACGTGACCCCGGCGCTGCACACCCCGCTGATGGCGGTGACCAACGCCATCTCGGGCATCATCGTGGTCGGCGCGATGCTGCAGGTGGTCGACATCCAGGGGCAGACGCTGTCGGTGACCTCCGTGCTCGGCACCATCGGCATTTTCCTTGCCAGCATCAACATCTTCGGCGGCTTCCTGGTGACCCAGCGCATGCTCGAGATGTTCAAGAAGAAGAAATAA